A single window of Zea mays cultivar B73 chromosome 10, Zm-B73-REFERENCE-NAM-5.0, whole genome shotgun sequence DNA harbors:
- the LOC100193180 gene encoding uncharacterized protein isoform X10, protein MNSTWYDLVKDAKDRECFFKARDDDFFARTMDQFRLMQNSQVTDNVSRWNIECQCAPDAQLTCDNHATIPDKAPDAQLTGDNRATIPDKAQVVEPAHAEQVPMQSERAAEKTWQLCLNQLSHIPSFAPGEQLTDEKVVEPAHAKQVHLAQLSPSPSRERARLSQFAQGAQLTDEEAAALEEEDHPQIDLLDGLRRGGRLRGSGAARLAEVRRRRRSGVLTSMASLSSKHHVLIQVLLARGPLSERDFHAFIDGAFGKNTALGTKRLASEDLANDWDNKRLNPGNDNYPLSTGAANNLFLGIEQGAGSSNGQSAFPKFDNGSSVALPSGQGMSGLMGKGAKWRDGDWLCNNCNNHNYASRAFCNRCKTQKESAVHPGVL, encoded by the exons ATGAATTCAACATGGTATGATTTAGTCAAAGACGCGAAGGATCGTGAATGTTTCTTTAAAGCTCGCGATGATGATTTTTTTGCTAGAACAATGGATCAGTTTAGACTTATGCAAAACTCACAGGTGACAGACAATGTTTCACGATGGAACATTGAATGCCAGTGTGCTCCAGATGCACAACTCACATGTGACAACCATGCTACAATACCAGACAAGGCTCCAGATGCACAACTCACAGGTGACAACCGTGCCACAATACCAGACAAGGCACAGGTTGTAGAGCCTGCACATGCAGAGCAGGTGCCTATGCAGTCAGAAAGAGCTGCAGAAAAGACATGGCAGCTGTGTCTTAATCAGCTCTCGCACATTCCTTCTTTTGCTCCAGGTGAACAACTAACAGACGAAAAGGTTGTAGAGCCTGCACATGCAAAGCAAGTGCATCTTGCTCAGCTCTCGCCCAGTCCATCAAGGGAGAGGGCCCGTCTCAGTCAGTTTGCTCAAGGTGCTCAACTCACAGATGAAGAAGCGGCTGCACTAGAGGAAGAAGACCATCCTCAAATTGACCTTCTGGATGGTTTGCGGCGCGGAGGCCGGCTGCGGGGTTCCGGGGCAGCGCGTCTCGCGGAGGTGCGTAGACGACGGCGGAGCGGCGTCCTCACCTCCATGGCGTCGCTGTCGAGCAAGCACCACGTCCTAATCCAGGTGCTGCTCGCCCGCGGCCCGCTCTCTGAGCGCGACTTCCACGCTTTCAtcgatggcgcctttggcaagaacACCG CATTAGGAACTAAGCGGTTGGCTTCAGAGGACCTGGCCAATGACTGGGATAATAAAAGGCTAAATCCAGGAAATGACAATTATCCACTTTCA ACAGGAGCTGCAAATAATTTATTTTTGGGTATTGAGCAAGGAGCTGGAAGCAGCAATGGCCAGTCTGCCTTTCCCAAGTTTGACAATGGGAGCTCAGTGGCATTACCATCTGGGCAGGGAATGTCTGGTCTTATGGGAAAAGG GGCAAAATGGCGTGACGGGGACTGGTTGTGCAACAACTGCAACAATCACAACTATGCATCTCGTGCGTTTTGCAACAG GTGCAAAACTCAGAAAGAATCTGCAGTTCACCCTGGTGTGTTATAG